The window GTCTCGTCACGCAGCTGCGACAAGGTGTGCCGTGTAGTGCCACCCGCATCTTCCAGCCCCGCCACCAGCGCGAGCAGCCCGTGCGCCGACGTCCAGGCGACGTTGGCCAGCCGGCGGGGTTGGAAGCCCGGGGCCAGCCGGCCCGCGCGCGCGTCCTCCTGGAGCCGGGCCTCGAGCACGTCGTTGAGCCGGGCACTCAGCGCGTAGACGCGCTCACGCTGCGAGTCGGACTGCCGGCCCAGGAGCTGCGGCCAGAGGTACACGACGCGGAAGCCGTCCAGGTCCTCCGCGTACAGGTCCACCTTGGCCCGCACCAGCGCCGCCAGCGCCTCCACCCCGCTGCCCGCGCCGGCGACGGCCGCCTCCAGCACCTCCACCTCCCGCGCCAGCCCCTCCACCGCCAGCTCCCCGGCGAGCTCCTCCTTGGAGCGGAAGTAGTAGAAGAGCGACGGCTTGCTCAGGTCCGCCTCCGCGGCCACCGCCTCCAGCGTCAGCCGGGAGATGCCCTCGCGCACCAGCACCGCGCGCGCGGCGGTGAGGATGGCCTTGCGCCGGCCCTCCTGACGCCGCGCCTTGCGGGCCTCGCGCTCCGCGTCCGCGCCAGGTGTCGCGGGCGGCGCGCGCCGGCGGGCAGGAGGCTTCCTGCCTCCTCCGCTAGAGCCAGGCGAAGCCATTCGCCAGCGCCTCCCGGCCACCGCGCTCCACCACGTCGCCGTGGCACACCACCACCCGTTCCACGTCCCACGCCAGCGCCGTGTCCAGCGACGCGCGCGCCGCCGCCCGGTCCTCGAGGATGGCGCGGACGATGAACGTGGGCGCCAGCCGCTGCCAGGCGCGGTTGAGCTTCAGGTACGTCCGGGTGAACCACGAGCCCGTCCGGTGGACGTTGAAGGCCAGGTCGGTGACGAGCAGCGTGCGGCCAGGCCGGTGGAAGAAGAGGTACTCGTCCAGCTTCGGCATCCCCCGCACCAGCACCTGGTCGATGACGCCTGCCCAGCCCGCGTCCGGCGCGTCCCCCAGCTCCAGGTCGATGCGCAACTCCGGGCGCTTCTTGCGCAGCCCCGCGGGCGCCGCCACCTTCGCGTCCGGGTACGCCGCCGCCCAGTCCTGCAGGCTCAGGTGGTGCATGAGGTTGGGCGCCACCAGGAAGCGCACCGGCCCCAGCGCGTCCACCGCCGCGCGCGCCTCGGGGCTGAAGCGGACGGGCGAGTGCACCCACAACCCTCCGTCCGGCAGGCGGACGACGGTCATCCGGCCTCCCAGGTCGAACGCACCCATCTTGAAGTCGACGGTGAGGACGTGGACGTCCTCGGCCACGGGGCGAAGCATGCGTGCCTCCAGATGCGGATTCAAAC of the Pyxidicoccus xibeiensis genome contains:
- a CDS encoding DUF4336 domain-containing protein — protein: MLRPVAEDVHVLTVDFKMGAFDLGGRMTVVRLPDGGLWVHSPVRFSPEARAAVDALGPVRFLVAPNLMHHLSLQDWAAAYPDAKVAAPAGLRKKRPELRIDLELGDAPDAGWAGVIDQVLVRGMPKLDEYLFFHRPGRTLLVTDLAFNVHRTGSWFTRTYLKLNRAWQRLAPTFIVRAILEDRAAARASLDTALAWDVERVVVCHGDVVERGGREALANGFAWL
- a CDS encoding TetR/AcrR family transcriptional regulator; amino-acid sequence: MASPGSSGGGRKPPARRRAPPATPGADAEREARKARRQEGRRKAILTAARAVLVREGISRLTLEAVAAEADLSKPSLFYYFRSKEELAGELAVEGLAREVEVLEAAVAGAGSGVEALAALVRAKVDLYAEDLDGFRVVYLWPQLLGRQSDSQRERVYALSARLNDVLEARLQEDARAGRLAPGFQPRRLANVAWTSAHGLLALVAGLEDAGGTTRHTLSQLRDETCALLLRAGMR